A section of the Triticum dicoccoides isolate Atlit2015 ecotype Zavitan chromosome 7A, WEW_v2.0, whole genome shotgun sequence genome encodes:
- the LOC119329869 gene encoding probable ubiquitin conjugation factor E4, protein MASPSAPAPSRPQRSPDEVEDIILRKILLVSLAPPSAPNPAVPYLELTAAELLSESRPLLALRDAAERLLIDRLSLPDASPPPFRFLAAAFGRAADEARKISTIRDPALQARLRASIAHVRGLILSYARIVAGNPDTFPTPPNAPHPAAELLVFLLAEAADPLDSAPSPGAPPPGGFLDELFGNADYDAVEPVMGELYERLRQSVGKVSALGDFQRPLRVLKRLVGIPNCAKALVQHPKWIPKNQIMLIGEGRTMEICSLLGAFFHVSAIPDREFASQPDVGQQCFSDASTRRPADLLSSFAAIQNVMNSLQDGLRDVLLVLLKNSDTREKVLEYLAAVINTNAGRSGMRVDPLKCASSGMFVNLSAVMLRLCEPFLDKMESMKGKIDVKYLFCNKRVDFKSLTAVNASSEEVSSWIESWSQDNASGKANKENFSFICECFFMTARVLNLGVMKAVADLKHISQELARCEDDLEANKAIRDQGGSSPQLEQDITRLEKIVAALSQEQFCYESQILRDSAFLQRALSFYRLMILWSVDLVGGFKMPLPSECPMEFSCIPEHFLDDAMDLLALTSRIPKALEGFPLDNFLNFNIMFMASSSYIKNPYLKAKMVEVLKSWMPQRSGLKSTASLFEGHQLCLDYLVKNLLKLYVDIEFTGSHTQFFDKFNIRHNIAELLEYLWDVPSHRNAWRQMAKEEEKGVYLNFLNFLINDSIYLLDESLKRILELKEIEAEMANTVAWDSRPAQEREERLRAFHQSENIARFDMKLANEDVGMLAFTSEQIPAPLLLPEMVERVASMLNYFLLQLAGPQRKSLTVKDPEKYEFKPKQLLKQIATIYVHIARGDKEAVFPAAISKDGRSYSEQLFASATNILWKIGVDPQIIQEFMQLAGKAKAAAAEAMDAEAILGDIPDEFLDPIQYTLMNDPVILPSSRVTVDRPVIVRHLLSDSTDPFNRSQLTQDMLIPDTDLKLRIEEFVRSQQSRKRRAVDTQTGEPDGAADMVE, encoded by the coding sequence ATGGCGTCCCCGTCCGCGCCGGCGCCGTCGCGGCCGCAGCGCTcgccggacgaggtcgaggacatcATCCTCCGCAAGATCCTCCTCGTCTCCCTCGCGCCCCCGTCCGCCCCCAACCCCGCCGTGCCCTACCTCGAGCTCACCGCCGCCGAGCTCCTCTCCGAGTCGCGCCCCCTCCTCGCCCTCCGCGACGCCGCCGAGCGCCTCCTCATCGACCGCCTCTCCCTCCCCGACGCCTCGCCGCCGCCCTTCCGGTTCCTCGCCGCCGCCTTCGGCCGCGCCGCGGACGAGGCCCGCAAGATCTCCACGATCCGCGACCCCGCGCTCCAGGCGCGGCTCAGGGCGTCCATCGCCCACGTCCGCGGCCTCATCCTCTCCTACGCGCGCATCGTCGCGGGGAACCCGGACACCTTCCCGACGCCCCCCAACGCGCCCCACCCCGCCGCCGAGCTGCTCGTCTTCCTGCTCGCGGAGGCCGCCGACCCGCTCGACTCCGCCCCGTCCCCCGGCGCCCCGCCGCCGGGGGGCTTCCTGGACGAGCTCTTCGGGAACGCCGACTATGACGCCGTCGAGCCGGTGATGGGCGAGCTGTACGAGCGCCTGAGGCAGAGCGTCGGCAAGGTATCGGCGCTGGGCGACTTCCAGCGGCCTCTCCGTGTGCTGAAGCGGCTGGTGGGGATCCCCAACTGCGCCAAGGCTCTGGTGCAGCACCCCAAGTGGATTCCTAAGAATCAAATCATGCTGATTGGGGAAGGAAGAACCATGGAGATCTGCAGCTTGCTTGGGGCCTTCTTCCATGTCAGTGCTATTCCCGATCGTGAATTCGCAAGCCAGCCTGATGTTGGGCAACAGTGCTTCTCTGATGCATCTACACGCAGGCCGGCTGATTTACTGTCATCATTCGCAGCAATACAGAATGTTATGAATAGCTTGCAGGATGGGCTGAGGGATGTTCTTCTAGTGCTGCTTAAGAATTCGGATACTCGAGAAAAGGTCCTTGAATATCTGGCAGCGGTGATAAACACAAATGCAGGAAGATCTGGCATGCGTGTGGACCCTTTGAAATGTGCAAGTTCGGGTATGTTTGTCAATCTCAGTGCTGTCATGCTCCGTCTGTGCGAGCCTTTTTTGGATAAAATGGAGTCGATGAAGGGCAAGATTGATGTCAAGTACCTCTTCTGCAACAAAAGAGTAGATTTCAAGAGCTTGACCGCTGTAAATGCCTCCTCAGAAGAAGTCTCATCATGGATAGAGAGCTGGAGCCAAGATAATGCCAGTGGGAAGGCAAATAAAGAGAATTTCTCATTTATTTGCGAATGTTTTTTCATGACGGCAAGGGTACTTAACttgggagtgatgaaagctgtggcAGATCTTAAACATATCTCTCAGGAACTCGCAAGGTGTGAAGATGATTTGGAAGCAAACAAAGCAATCAGAGATCAAGGAGGAAGTTCACCACAGCTTGAGCAAGATATAACACGCTTGGAGAAGATAGTTGCAGCCTTATCCCAAGAACAGTTCTGCTATGAATCTCAGATACTAAGGGACAGTGCTTTTCTTCAGCGTGCACTATCTTTCTACAGATTAATGATATTGTGGTCAGTAGACCTAGTTGGGGGATTTAAGATGCCTTTGCCATCAGAATGCCCCATGGAATTTTCCTGCATACCGGAGCATTTTCTTGATGATGCAATGGATTTACTTGCTCTAACCTCTAGAATTCCAAAAGCTCTGGAGGGCTTCCCATTGGATAATTTTCTCAATTTCAACATCATGTTCATGGCGAGCTCTTCTTACATTAAAAATCCTTACCTGAAAGCAAAGATGGTTGAAGTTTTGAAAAGCTGGATGCCACAAAGAAGCGGCTTGAAATCCACAGCCTCGTTATTTGAGGGGCACCAACTATGTCTCGATTATCTTGTCAAGAATCTTCTGAAGCTTTATGTGGATATTGAATTCACTGGCTCCCATACACAGTTCTTCGACAAATTTAATATCCGGCACAACATTGCTGAGCTTCTTGAGTATTTATGGGATGTTCCCAGTCATCGAAATGCTTGGAGACAAATGGCTAAAGAAGAGGAAAAGGGTGTCTACTTGAATTTTCTGAACTTCCTTATCAATGATAGCATCTATCTTCTTGATGAGAGTTTGAAAAGGATTCTTGAGCTAAAGGAAATAGAGGCTGAAATGGCTAATACTGTTGCATGGGATAGCAGGCCTGCTCAAGAAAGAGAGGAGCGGTTGCGCGCGTTTCATCAGTCAGAGAATATTGCTCGATTTGATATGAAGCTCGCAAATGAGGATGTTGGGATGCTTGCTTTCACGTCAGAACAAATTCCAGCACCTTTGCTTCTTCCAGAAATGGTGGAAAGGGTGGCGAGCATGTTAAATTACTTCCTCTTGCAGCTTGCTGGTCCCCAGAGGAAATCCTTGACTGTAAAAGATCCAGAGAAGTATGAGTTCAAACCGAAGCAGCTATTGAAACAGATTGCTACCATCTATGTCCACATTGCAAGGGGTGATAAGGAAGCCGTCTTCCCAGCTGCAATCTCAAAAGATGGAAGGTCATACAGTGAGCAGTTGTTTGCCAGCGCAACTAATATTTTGTGGAAGATTGGGGTAGACCCCCAAATCATACAGGAGTTTATGCAACTTGCAGGTAAAGCAAAAGCTGCTGCCGCTGAGGCCATGGACGCTGAGGCTATCCTTGGGGACATACCAGACGAATTTCTTGATCCGATCCAGTATACTCTGATGAATGATCCTGTGATACTACCATCGTCGCGGGTCACAGTAGATCGACCAGTTATTGTTCGGCATTTGCTCAGTGACAGTACTG